A part of Natator depressus isolate rNatDep1 chromosome 18, rNatDep2.hap1, whole genome shotgun sequence genomic DNA contains:
- the LOC142000876 gene encoding trypsin-3-like encodes MNYLALSLLLFLQLFSLIDGQNSLQRIIGGYIVAPHSSKYLVSLKRKTGFHFCGGSLVSRSWVLTAAHCKTEINQMMIVAGEYSLSTFEGTEQIFRPSRMVVHPDYSSTSKNADIMLIKLNRPLVHNAFVSVVPLPQQGAVVREGRFCQVSGWGYTTPMGGTTSDTLRSLRLPIISSGKCNSTASYAGHITKNMICAGFNTGGKDACQGDSGGPLVCEGRVFGIVSWGNSCARPRYPGVYTAVANFQKWIYKTIFRRE; translated from the exons ATGAATTATCTGGCACTGAGCCTTCTGCTGTTCCTGCAGTTATTTTCTTTGATCG ATGGCCAGAACAGCCTCCAGCGCATCATCGGGGGTTACATAGTGGCACCACATTCCTCCAAGTACCTGGTGTCCCTGAAGAGGAAGACAGGCTTCCATTTCTGTGGTGGGTCGCTGGTCAGCCGAAGCTGGGTCCTGACGGCTGCTCACTGCAAAACTGA AATTAACCAGATGATGATTGTAGCTGGGGAATATTCTCTCTCCACTTTTGAAGGCACAGAGCAGATCTTCCGGCCCTCTCGGATGGTGGTTCATCCGGACTACAGCTCCACTTCCAAAAATGCGGACATCATGCTGATTAAG CTGAACAGGCCACTGGTGCATAATGCTTTTGTTTCCGttgtgccacttccccagcaaGGAGCGGTCGTGAGGGAGGGCCGCTTCTGCCAAGTCTCTGGCTGGGGTTACACCACTCCCATGGGCGGGACGACTTCAGACACCCTTCGCAGCCTGCGCCTGCCTATCATCTCTTCTGGGAAGTGTAACAGCACGGCCTCCTATGCGGGACACATCACCAAGAACATGATCTGTGCCGGGTTCAACACAGGGGGCAAAGATGCCTGCCAG GGGGACTCTGGCGGGCCACTGGTGTGCGAGGGCCGAGTGTTCGGGATTGTGTCCTGGGGGAACAGCTGCGCTCGTCCCAGGTACCCAGGTGTTTACACCGCAGTAGCCAACTTTCAGAAATGGATTTACAAAACCATCTTTAGGCGCGAATAG